One genomic region from Euzebya tangerina encodes:
- a CDS encoding CGNR zinc finger domain-containing protein, translated as MDYGHYTTQTMEETVALTNGLANGERSISDDELEELLVRFGTWERGIDIEGLTHLASRLRSVFLADDEADQARILNELIAFYQPHPTITDHDGQGFHLHYGPPGAGHLRMIATSMTMAVALVFCDYGADRLGVCPDCEDVFVDTTRNGRQRFCSRTCANRVHVARHRERTRSE; from the coding sequence ATGGACTACGGTCATTACACGACGCAGACGATGGAAGAGACCGTCGCGCTGACGAACGGCCTGGCGAACGGGGAGCGTTCGATCTCCGACGATGAGCTGGAGGAGTTGCTGGTCCGCTTCGGGACGTGGGAGCGGGGCATCGACATCGAAGGGCTCACACACCTGGCCAGCCGTCTGCGGAGTGTCTTCTTGGCGGACGACGAGGCGGACCAGGCCCGGATCCTCAACGAGCTGATCGCGTTCTACCAGCCGCATCCGACCATCACGGACCACGACGGCCAGGGGTTTCACCTGCACTACGGACCGCCAGGAGCCGGGCATCTGCGGATGATCGCGACGTCGATGACGATGGCCGTCGCGCTCGTCTTCTGCGACTACGGGGCTGACCGGCTGGGTGTGTGCCCTGACTGCGAGGACGTCTTCGTCGACACCACCCGCAACGGGCGGCAGCGATTCTGCTCGAGGACGTGTGCCAATCGGGTCCACGTGGCACGTCATCGGGAGCGGACGCGGTCAGAGTGA
- the ilvA gene encoding threonine ammonia-lyase, translated as MSHDDSKLVGIDDIRAARERIQDLIQRTPIEESRSVSAITGVETLLKCEHLQRTGSFKIRGAANRIAVLGEAERAAGVVCASAGNHAQGVALAASTIGVTSTVFMPADAPLPKVEATRGYGANVVLGGATFDDALEAARAFEHEHGATFVHPFDHPDVIAGQGTLGLEILEQAPEAATVLVAIGGGGLIAGVAVALKALRPDIRIIGVEPAGAASAVQALGAGHAVTLPEIGTFADGIAVKRVGDVPFAHIHRLVDDVVVVTDEDIARAVLLLVERAKQVVEPAGAAPLAALLRGDLDITGPAVPLLCGGNVDPLLLGKIIQSGLYEEGRYLVVNTRVGDRPGALAQLLGLIAGAKANVLAIQHHRLNTALGLLEVGVEIQLETRGVAHIREVVRVLEEAGYPVEAEIPD; from the coding sequence GTGAGTCACGACGACTCGAAGCTGGTCGGCATCGACGACATCCGCGCGGCGCGTGAACGCATCCAGGATCTGATCCAAAGAACTCCCATCGAGGAGTCTCGCTCGGTCAGCGCCATCACCGGAGTGGAGACGCTGCTGAAGTGCGAGCACCTGCAGCGGACCGGGTCGTTCAAGATCCGCGGCGCGGCCAATCGGATCGCGGTCCTGGGAGAGGCGGAGCGAGCCGCCGGGGTGGTCTGCGCCTCGGCCGGCAACCACGCGCAGGGCGTGGCCTTGGCGGCATCGACCATCGGCGTCACCTCGACGGTCTTCATGCCGGCCGATGCGCCGCTCCCCAAGGTCGAGGCAACGCGCGGGTACGGTGCGAACGTCGTCCTCGGCGGCGCCACGTTCGATGACGCGCTGGAGGCAGCCCGGGCGTTCGAGCACGAGCACGGCGCCACCTTCGTCCATCCGTTCGACCACCCCGACGTGATCGCCGGCCAGGGGACGCTGGGGCTCGAGATCCTGGAGCAGGCACCGGAAGCCGCGACGGTCCTGGTGGCCATCGGGGGCGGAGGGCTGATCGCTGGCGTTGCCGTCGCTCTCAAGGCGCTCCGGCCGGACATCCGCATCATCGGTGTGGAACCCGCGGGGGCGGCCAGCGCCGTCCAGGCCCTGGGGGCCGGCCACGCCGTGACGCTGCCCGAGATCGGGACCTTCGCCGATGGCATCGCGGTGAAGCGGGTTGGGGACGTGCCCTTCGCGCACATCCACCGGCTGGTCGATGACGTCGTCGTGGTCACCGACGAGGACATCGCGCGCGCCGTGCTCCTCTTGGTCGAACGGGCCAAGCAGGTGGTCGAGCCGGCGGGAGCCGCCCCGCTCGCCGCACTGCTGCGGGGTGACCTGGACATCACCGGACCGGCCGTCCCGCTCCTGTGCGGGGGCAACGTCGACCCGCTGCTGCTGGGCAAGATCATCCAGTCAGGCCTGTACGAGGAGGGCCGGTATCTGGTGGTCAACACCCGGGTAGGGGATCGCCCCGGCGCACTGGCACAACTCCTCGGCCTGATCGCGGGGGCCAAGGCCAACGTGCTCGCCATCCAGCACCACCGTCTCAACACGGCGCTCGGGCTGCTGGAAGTGGGCGTCGAGATCCAGCTCGAGACCCGCGGCGTTGCCCACATCCGTGAGGTGGTCCGGGTCCTGGAGGAGGCCGGGTACCCCGTGGAGGCGGAGATCCCCGACTGA
- a CDS encoding endonuclease/exonuclease/phosphatase family protein: protein MPVQSPGTSLGQVVSGSLSWLLASMTVAGVIVRAVGLDVGPLLIPAMAMFPYAVAAAALLCLVPWLTRNRVAAVTMTVAVGVGVLFLVPRAVGAPATVQAGTPEFRVASLNVLFGQARVEDVVRIAEQVDLLALQEIDQPFVEALTDAGIDEFLPHRVVEFRGGAGGSGVWSRDPLQPLAPVATTFATIHVEVQRSDRIPMSVAAVHPVPPIGLEGAPLWEEELATLADLAPLDIMLGDFNATADHRRFRAIVDRGMTDAAEAVGQGHRPTWPDRSWFPGIPLDHILTGPGVATLAFDVTPVQGSDHRAVIARLAVPDPTLSVPPEGSGS from the coding sequence ATGCCGGTGCAGTCCCCGGGCACGTCGTTGGGTCAGGTCGTCTCGGGCTCGCTCTCGTGGCTGCTGGCGTCCATGACGGTCGCCGGGGTCATCGTCCGCGCGGTGGGCCTGGATGTCGGGCCCCTGCTGATCCCCGCCATGGCCATGTTCCCCTATGCCGTGGCTGCCGCAGCGTTGCTGTGCCTCGTCCCCTGGCTGACCCGGAACCGGGTGGCCGCCGTGACCATGACGGTGGCGGTGGGTGTCGGCGTTCTGTTCCTGGTACCCCGGGCGGTGGGTGCACCGGCAACCGTGCAGGCGGGCACGCCCGAGTTCCGGGTCGCCTCGCTGAACGTGCTCTTCGGCCAGGCCAGGGTCGAGGACGTCGTCAGGATCGCCGAGCAGGTCGACCTGCTGGCCCTCCAGGAGATCGACCAGCCCTTCGTCGAGGCTCTGACCGACGCGGGTATCGACGAGTTCCTCCCGCACCGGGTCGTTGAGTTCCGCGGCGGGGCCGGTGGGTCCGGCGTGTGGTCCCGCGACCCACTGCAACCACTCGCGCCCGTGGCGACGACCTTCGCGACGATCCACGTCGAGGTCCAACGATCGGACCGGATTCCCATGAGCGTCGCTGCGGTGCACCCGGTCCCGCCGATCGGCTTGGAGGGGGCGCCGCTGTGGGAAGAGGAGCTAGCGACCCTGGCTGATCTCGCCCCACTGGACATCATGCTCGGCGACTTCAACGCCACTGCTGACCACCGCCGGTTCCGGGCGATCGTGGACCGGGGCATGACCGATGCTGCCGAGGCGGTGGGACAGGGCCACCGTCCGACCTGGCCTGACCGGTCGTGGTTTCCGGGGATCCCGCTGGACCACATCCTGACCGGTCCTGGGGTCGCGACGCTGGCGTTCGATGTCACGCCCGTCCAGGGGTCGGACCACCGTGCGGTCATCGCCCGGCTGGCTGTGCCTGACCCGACCCTGAGCGTGCCGCCCGAGGGCTCCGGTTCGTAG
- a CDS encoding protein meaA, with translation MNQRERDRPWLIRTYSGHSSAKASNELYRSNLAKGQTGLSVAFDLPTQTGYDADHVLARGEVGKVGVPICSLADMETLFDGIPLAEMNTSMTINATAAWLLALYIAVAENQGVDRSVLRGTTQNDIIKEYLSRGTYVFGPEESLRLIGDVITFTVAEVPKWNPINICSYHLQEVGATPVQEVAFAMATATAVLDEIRGRGTVSEEDFGRVFGRISFFVNAGIRFVDEVAKLRAMGQLWAELGRERYGVRDPKHLRFRYGVQVNSLGLTEAQPENNIARIVLEMLAVTLSKDARARAVQLPAWNEALGLPRPWDQQLSLRMQQILAYETDLLEHEDIFAGSHVMEARTAEVADAARAEYTRILDMGGAVSAVEYMKAELVASNAERLRRIESGDQTVVGVNAFTESEPSLLMDGLDGGIMKVDPASEAEQIERLEAFRAERDDQAVAGALAELREAVAAGENVMPASIAAAKAGVTSGEWTEALRAEWGTYRGPTGVSAAAALPPSAVGGDGAESLAAARAAVARAEQRLGTKARLLVGKPGLDGHSSGAEQIAVRARDAGFEVIYEGIRLTPAQIVRAAVDEDVHLIGLSILSGSHGELIPEVLEGLRGQGAEDIPVVVGGIIPAADEEALLAAGVAAVYTPKDFEVSRLIAEMADLVARD, from the coding sequence ATGAACCAGCGCGAGCGCGACCGTCCCTGGCTGATCCGCACCTACTCGGGGCACTCCTCCGCCAAGGCCTCAAACGAGCTCTACCGATCGAACCTGGCGAAGGGCCAGACGGGCCTGAGCGTTGCGTTCGACCTGCCGACCCAGACGGGGTACGACGCGGACCACGTCCTCGCCCGGGGCGAGGTGGGCAAGGTCGGCGTCCCGATCTGCTCGCTGGCGGACATGGAGACCCTCTTCGACGGAATCCCCCTCGCCGAGATGAACACCTCCATGACCATCAACGCCACCGCTGCGTGGCTGCTGGCGCTGTACATCGCCGTCGCCGAGAACCAGGGGGTCGACCGATCCGTCCTCCGCGGCACCACGCAGAACGACATCATCAAGGAGTACCTCTCCCGCGGGACCTACGTCTTCGGTCCGGAGGAGTCGCTCCGCCTCATCGGCGACGTCATCACGTTCACGGTCGCCGAGGTCCCCAAGTGGAACCCGATCAACATCTGCAGCTACCACCTGCAGGAGGTGGGGGCGACCCCGGTGCAGGAGGTGGCCTTCGCCATGGCCACCGCCACTGCGGTGCTGGATGAGATCCGCGGCCGGGGAACGGTGTCGGAGGAGGACTTCGGCAGGGTCTTCGGACGGATCTCGTTCTTCGTCAACGCCGGCATCCGGTTCGTGGACGAGGTCGCCAAGCTGCGCGCGATGGGACAGCTGTGGGCCGAGCTCGGCCGTGAGCGGTACGGCGTCCGCGACCCCAAGCACCTGCGGTTCCGGTACGGCGTCCAGGTGAACTCCCTGGGTCTGACCGAGGCGCAGCCCGAGAACAACATCGCCCGGATCGTGCTGGAGATGTTGGCTGTCACCCTCTCCAAGGACGCCCGGGCCCGCGCCGTCCAGCTGCCGGCCTGGAACGAGGCGTTGGGCCTGCCCCGCCCCTGGGACCAGCAGCTCTCGCTTCGCATGCAGCAGATCCTGGCCTACGAGACCGATCTGCTCGAGCACGAGGACATCTTCGCCGGCTCCCACGTCATGGAGGCGAGGACTGCGGAGGTGGCTGACGCCGCGCGAGCGGAGTACACCCGGATCCTCGACATGGGCGGGGCGGTCTCGGCTGTGGAGTACATGAAGGCCGAATTGGTCGCCTCCAACGCGGAGCGGCTCCGGCGGATCGAGTCCGGGGACCAGACGGTCGTCGGTGTCAACGCGTTCACGGAGTCGGAACCCTCCCTGCTGATGGACGGACTTGACGGCGGGATCATGAAGGTCGACCCGGCCAGCGAGGCCGAGCAGATCGAGCGGTTGGAGGCCTTCCGGGCGGAACGGGACGACCAGGCGGTGGCGGGGGCGCTCGCGGAACTGCGGGAGGCGGTGGCCGCTGGTGAGAACGTGATGCCCGCGTCCATCGCCGCCGCCAAGGCTGGCGTCACATCGGGCGAGTGGACCGAGGCACTGCGAGCCGAGTGGGGGACCTACCGGGGGCCGACCGGGGTTTCGGCCGCCGCGGCACTCCCCCCCTCGGCCGTCGGAGGCGACGGTGCGGAATCGTTGGCGGCCGCCCGTGCGGCGGTCGCGCGGGCTGAGCAGCGACTGGGCACCAAGGCACGCCTGTTGGTGGGCAAGCCCGGTCTGGACGGTCACTCGTCGGGCGCCGAGCAGATCGCCGTCCGGGCTCGGGATGCCGGGTTCGAGGTGATCTACGAGGGGATCCGGTTGACGCCGGCTCAGATCGTTCGGGCCGCGGTGGACGAGGACGTCCACCTGATCGGCCTGTCGATCCTCTCGGGCTCACACGGTGAGTTGATTCCGGAGGTGTTGGAGGGCTTGCGGGGCCAGGGCGCCGAGGACATTCCCGTCGTCGTGGGCGGGATCATCCCGGCAGCGGATGAGGAGGCCCTGCTCGCCGCAGGCGTCGCCGCGGTGTACACCCCGAAGGACTTCGAGGTGAGTCGGCTCATCGCCGAGATGGCCGACCTGGTCGCGCGGGACTAG
- a CDS encoding lysophospholipid acyltransferase family protein: MEPVYTPVIGAAVGLFKAMRWTVHVSGAHNIPLTGPAILASNHIGYLDFVVVGYGAREADRLVRFAAKQEVFEHSVAGPLMRGMKHLPVDRDGDAMAIMRLAKERLALGQVIGMFPEGTISRSFMPAQGKTGTARMALESGVPLIPTAVWGCQRLSTKAVTKNIERNIEIRVTFGPPIPYDQDDEPRDLSRRLMEKITGLVVALQEAYTQVPAGPEDSWWQPAHLGGSAPTPEEAEEMIRQERIERRRRRKAEREGGG; encoded by the coding sequence ATGGAACCCGTCTACACACCGGTCATCGGTGCCGCTGTCGGCTTGTTCAAGGCGATGCGCTGGACGGTGCACGTCAGCGGCGCACACAACATCCCGTTGACCGGTCCGGCCATCCTGGCCAGCAATCACATCGGGTACCTGGACTTCGTGGTCGTGGGCTACGGCGCTCGCGAGGCCGACCGGTTGGTGCGGTTTGCCGCCAAGCAGGAGGTGTTCGAGCACTCGGTCGCCGGGCCCCTCATGCGGGGTATGAAGCACCTGCCCGTGGACCGGGACGGCGATGCCATGGCCATCATGCGGCTGGCCAAAGAGCGTCTGGCGCTAGGACAGGTGATCGGGATGTTCCCGGAGGGGACGATCAGTCGGTCGTTCATGCCGGCACAGGGGAAGACCGGCACCGCCCGGATGGCGCTCGAGTCCGGCGTGCCCTTGATCCCGACGGCGGTGTGGGGCTGTCAGCGCCTCTCGACCAAGGCGGTCACGAAGAACATCGAGCGGAACATCGAGATCAGGGTGACCTTCGGCCCACCGATCCCGTACGACCAGGACGACGAGCCCCGAGACCTCAGCCGCCGGCTCATGGAGAAGATCACGGGGCTGGTCGTGGCGTTGCAGGAGGCCTACACCCAGGTCCCGGCCGGGCCGGAGGACAGCTGGTGGCAACCGGCGCACCTGGGCGGGTCAGCCCCCACGCCGGAGGAGGCTGAGGAGATGATCCGCCAGGAGCGGATCGAACGACGTCGGCGGCGGAAGGCCGAGCGGGAGGGCGGCGGGTAG
- a CDS encoding DNA polymerase — MEVLQASSAADVSSWLAETASVPFLAVDTETTGWDPWRSRVRLVQVAAGPAHPVLVLDTARVDAQSLSKVLADTQRLKVFHNAAFDLRMLWATGLDTRRVADTMLAQQLLDGVAVTPVGASLAAIALHRFDIVLDKSVRTTFMDGGTLTDTQIEYGALDARVTWDTFAEQIEELKAQGMVRVARLEFDALRGVTAMQHRGIGLDADAWRTTLAVTERRLPALHDRTQRALVTDTSPQTLFGPEPVNLDSPEQVITALGRTGLHLESTREAVLRDHTDHPAVDALLAYRQAAKLVSGWGGDWVERALHPTTGRVHASIQQIVGTGRMAHSDPNLTQIPADPTYRRCFVPGPGNVMVVADYSQQELRVLAAVSGDAALTEVFASGADLHSRTAATVFGVDAEAVSADQRKAAKALNFGLMYGMGVRGFARATGMTEPDARAAMDAYFAGFPQVAAWLRGIESQARRTHRVATPLGRARYLTDAGTFARNAPIQGAGADMTKLAVARTEQALADRFGDDPAAPRGLVLTVHDELVAEVPAAHAEEGRMLVEQAMVEAGREVLGEVPPAVDVAVGSSWAAKG, encoded by the coding sequence ATGGAGGTCCTCCAAGCCAGCAGCGCGGCGGATGTCTCGTCCTGGCTGGCGGAGACGGCGAGTGTCCCCTTCCTGGCCGTCGACACCGAGACGACCGGCTGGGACCCGTGGCGCTCACGTGTCCGCCTCGTGCAGGTGGCCGCCGGACCGGCACATCCGGTCTTGGTCCTCGACACGGCGCGGGTCGACGCGCAGAGCCTGAGCAAGGTCCTGGCCGATACCCAACGCCTGAAGGTGTTCCACAACGCGGCGTTCGACCTGCGCATGTTGTGGGCCACGGGCCTGGACACGCGCCGGGTTGCCGACACGATGCTGGCCCAGCAGCTGCTCGACGGCGTCGCGGTCACCCCGGTCGGCGCGTCGCTGGCCGCGATCGCCCTCCACCGGTTCGACATCGTGCTGGACAAGTCGGTCCGCACGACGTTCATGGACGGCGGGACCTTGACCGACACCCAGATCGAGTACGGCGCGTTGGACGCCCGCGTGACCTGGGACACCTTCGCCGAGCAGATCGAGGAGCTGAAGGCGCAGGGCATGGTCCGGGTCGCCCGACTGGAGTTCGACGCGCTCCGAGGGGTCACGGCCATGCAACATCGTGGGATCGGGCTCGATGCCGACGCCTGGCGCACCACGCTGGCGGTCACCGAACGACGCCTGCCGGCCCTGCACGACCGGACGCAGCGGGCGCTGGTCACCGACACATCCCCGCAGACGCTGTTCGGTCCGGAGCCGGTCAACCTCGACTCACCGGAGCAGGTCATCACGGCCCTGGGCCGGACCGGTCTGCACCTCGAGTCGACTCGGGAAGCCGTCCTCCGTGATCACACCGACCACCCCGCGGTCGACGCGCTCCTCGCCTATCGACAGGCTGCGAAGCTGGTCAGCGGCTGGGGTGGGGACTGGGTCGAGCGGGCACTCCACCCCACCACCGGCCGTGTCCACGCCAGCATCCAGCAGATCGTCGGCACGGGCCGGATGGCGCACTCCGACCCGAACCTGACCCAGATCCCCGCTGACCCGACCTATCGGCGTTGCTTCGTCCCCGGTCCGGGGAACGTCATGGTGGTGGCCGACTACTCGCAGCAGGAGTTGCGCGTCCTGGCGGCGGTCTCTGGCGATGCGGCGTTGACCGAGGTCTTCGCATCGGGCGCTGACCTGCACAGCCGCACCGCCGCCACGGTCTTCGGGGTGGACGCCGAGGCGGTCTCTGCCGACCAGCGCAAGGCCGCGAAGGCCCTCAACTTCGGGCTGATGTATGGCATGGGTGTTCGTGGGTTCGCCAGGGCCACGGGGATGACAGAGCCTGATGCCAGGGCAGCCATGGACGCCTACTTCGCGGGCTTCCCGCAGGTGGCCGCCTGGCTGCGGGGCATCGAATCACAGGCCCGCCGTACCCACCGGGTCGCCACGCCCCTCGGCCGGGCACGCTACCTCACCGACGCTGGGACCTTCGCCCGCAACGCACCCATCCAGGGCGCCGGCGCCGACATGACGAAGCTCGCCGTCGCGCGGACCGAGCAGGCGCTGGCCGACCGATTCGGTGACGACCCCGCAGCCCCGCGTGGCCTGGTCCTGACGGTCCACGACGAGTTGGTCGCCGAGGTCCCGGCTGCGCACGCCGAGGAGGGCCGGATGCTGGTGGAGCAGGCGATGGTCGAGGCCGGCCGGGAGGTGCTGGGTGAGGTTCCTCCGGCGGTGGACGTGGCGGTCGGCTCGTCCTGGGCCGCGAAGGGTTGA
- the ald gene encoding alanine dehydrogenase gives MRVGVPTEIKSGERRVGLTPGSVAELVAHGHEVLVQTGCGDGIGATPDDYTEAGGRLVPDAETVFAEAEMVVKVKEPQAAERAMLRAGQVLFTYLHLAPDPEQTKDLVESGATCIAYETIHDDAGGLPLLAPMSQVAGRLSVQAGAHALETQSGGAGMLLGGVPGVAPAKVVVIGGGVVGVNAIEMAIGLGADVTVLDRDLGVLDRLSRRFGAELRTIYSTGASLRAEVLAAHLVIGAVLVKGARAPRLVTAEMLPEMRDGSVLVDVAIDQGGCFETSRPTTHADPTYVIDGVVHYCVANMPGAVPRTSAMALNNATLPYTIRLADHGAKTVLSQDPMFAAGLNVHAGMVTEPAVAAALGYDHVDPITALHRSLTD, from the coding sequence ATGCGAGTTGGAGTCCCGACGGAGATCAAGAGCGGCGAGCGCCGGGTTGGGTTGACGCCGGGCAGCGTCGCGGAACTGGTCGCCCATGGACACGAGGTCCTGGTCCAGACCGGATGTGGGGACGGGATCGGGGCCACACCGGATGACTACACCGAGGCGGGGGGACGCCTGGTCCCCGACGCCGAGACGGTCTTCGCCGAGGCCGAGATGGTGGTCAAGGTCAAGGAACCACAGGCCGCCGAACGGGCGATGCTGCGGGCAGGACAGGTCCTGTTCACCTACCTCCACCTCGCGCCGGACCCCGAGCAGACCAAGGATCTGGTGGAGTCGGGTGCCACCTGCATCGCCTACGAGACGATCCACGACGACGCTGGCGGCCTGCCGCTGCTGGCCCCGATGTCGCAGGTCGCCGGACGCCTGAGCGTGCAAGCGGGGGCTCACGCCCTGGAGACGCAGAGCGGTGGTGCCGGCATGCTCCTCGGGGGCGTCCCGGGTGTGGCACCAGCCAAGGTCGTGGTGATCGGCGGAGGTGTGGTCGGGGTCAACGCCATCGAGATGGCCATCGGGCTGGGCGCAGACGTGACCGTGCTCGACCGCGACCTCGGCGTCCTCGACCGCCTGTCCCGTCGCTTCGGGGCGGAGTTGCGGACGATCTACTCGACGGGAGCGAGCCTGCGGGCCGAGGTGCTGGCAGCCCACCTCGTCATCGGCGCCGTGCTGGTCAAGGGGGCGCGGGCACCCCGACTCGTGACGGCGGAGATGCTGCCGGAGATGCGTGACGGGTCCGTGCTGGTCGACGTGGCCATCGACCAGGGTGGTTGCTTCGAGACGTCACGGCCGACCACCCACGCGGACCCGACCTACGTGATCGATGGGGTGGTCCACTACTGCGTGGCGAACATGCCCGGCGCGGTGCCACGGACCTCGGCGATGGCCCTCAACAACGCGACGTTGCCCTACACCATCCGGTTGGCTGATCACGGGGCGAAGACGGTGCTCTCCCAGGACCCCATGTTCGCCGCCGGCTTGAACGTCCACGCCGGGATGGTGACGGAGCCGGCGGTTGCAGCGGCTTTGGGCTATGACCACGTCGACCCGATCACGGCGCTGCACCGATCGTTGACGGACTGA
- a CDS encoding oxygenase MpaB family protein — MSILSQTAARLPSAPVPGLSWAVRNWLRRSFGEPPLDPDGTPGDHGLFGPGSASWQVFGDAASIVGGIRSLLVELTHPLAMAGVSDHSRYLDEPLERLQQTSAYFALITFGSTAEAVGVTRRVRAMHRRVTGHAPDGRPYDAARPDLLTWVSITATASFLVSDRAFGTNPLPQADRDRFVAEQSRVASLLDPRVDLEELSGIPDLGAALHRGDVTLPLIEEGWMPLTEQALDERLASFDDALAVGQQGRTCLKFLLWPPVDPLLRLGYLPTLAGALATLEPGTLRLLGLPIGEVPATMMRLNAEVALVALRTALASRSPSAEQAGRRAEA; from the coding sequence ATGAGCATCCTCAGCCAGACCGCCGCACGGCTGCCCTCGGCGCCGGTGCCGGGTCTGTCGTGGGCGGTGCGCAACTGGCTCCGCCGCTCGTTCGGTGAACCCCCGCTGGACCCCGACGGCACGCCAGGGGACCACGGCCTGTTCGGTCCGGGCAGCGCGTCGTGGCAGGTGTTCGGCGACGCGGCCTCGATCGTCGGCGGGATCCGGTCGCTGCTGGTCGAACTGACCCACCCGCTGGCGATGGCCGGCGTGAGCGATCACTCGCGATACCTCGACGAACCTCTCGAGCGGCTGCAGCAGACCTCTGCCTACTTCGCCCTGATCACCTTCGGGTCCACGGCGGAGGCGGTCGGCGTGACCCGACGTGTCCGGGCCATGCACCGACGCGTCACCGGACACGCGCCGGACGGTCGGCCCTACGACGCCGCCCGACCAGACCTCCTCACCTGGGTCTCGATCACGGCCACTGCCAGCTTCCTGGTCAGCGACCGGGCCTTCGGGACCAATCCTCTGCCGCAAGCCGACCGCGATCGCTTCGTGGCGGAGCAATCCCGCGTGGCCAGCCTGCTCGACCCGCGGGTCGACCTGGAGGAGTTGTCCGGGATTCCGGACCTCGGCGCCGCCCTCCATCGGGGGGACGTCACCCTGCCGCTGATCGAGGAGGGTTGGATGCCGCTGACCGAGCAGGCGCTGGACGAGCGACTGGCCAGCTTCGACGACGCCCTCGCGGTCGGGCAGCAGGGGCGGACCTGTCTGAAGTTCCTGCTCTGGCCGCCGGTCGATCCACTGCTGCGATTGGGATACCTCCCGACGTTGGCGGGCGCGTTGGCCACCCTCGAGCCCGGGACCCTGCGGCTGCTCGGCCTGCCAATCGGTGAGGTTCCCGCCACGATGATGCGCCTCAACGCAGAGGTGGCCCTGGTGGCACTGCGCACCGCATTGGCATCGCGCTCACCCAGCGCGGAGCAGGCGGGCAGGCGGGCCGAAGCCTGA